A region from the Lutra lutra chromosome 1, mLutLut1.2, whole genome shotgun sequence genome encodes:
- the VHL gene encoding von Hippel-Lindau disease tumor suppressor isoform X1: MPRKAGNVEETEAGAEEVGAEEVGPEEDGGEESGAEESGPEESDPEEQGAQEEMEAVQPRPVLRSVNSCEPSQVIFCNRSPRVVLPVWLNFDGEPQPYPTLPPGTGRRIHSYRGHLWLFRDAGTYDGLLVNQTELFVPSLNVDGQPIFANITLPVYTLKERCLQVVRSLVKPENYRRLDIVRSLYEDLEDHPNVRKDLERLTQEHIENQRLEGETEDFK, from the exons ATGCCCCGGAAAGCAGGGAACGTGGAAGAGACCGAGGCGGGTGCGGAGGAGGTGGGCGCCGAGGAGGTGGGTCCTGAAGAGGACGGCGGGGAGGAGTCGGGCGCCGAGGAGTCCGGGCCGGAAGAGTCTGATCCGGAGGAGCAGGGCGCCCAGGAGGAGATGGAGGCCGTGCAGCCGCGTCCGGTGCTGCGCTCGGTGAACTCCTGCGAGCCGTCGCAAGTCATCTTCTGCAACCGCAGCCCGCGCGTCGTGCTGCCGGTGTGGCTCAACTTCGACGGCGAGCCGCAGCCCTACCCGACGCTGCCGCCGGGCACGGGCCGCCGCATCCATAGCTACCGAG GTCACCTTTGGCTCTTCAGAGATGCAGGGACATACGATGGCCTTCTGGTTAACCAGACTGAGCTCTTTGTGCCATCTCTCAATGTTGATGGACAGCCTATTTTTGCCAACATCACACTGCCAG TGTATACGCTGAAAGAGCGGTGCCTCCAGGTTGTCCGAAGCCTAGTCAAGCCCGAGAATTACAGGAGACTGGACATCGTGAGATCACTCTATGAAGATCTGGAGGACCACCCGAATGTAAGGAAAGACCTGGAGCGGCTGACACAGGAGCATATTGAAAATCAACGGCTGGAAGGGGAGACTGaggattttaaatga
- the VHL gene encoding von Hippel-Lindau disease tumor suppressor isoform X2 — MPRKAGNVEETEAGAEEVGAEEVGPEEDGGEESGAEESGPEESDPEEQGAQEEMEAVQPRPVLRSVNSCEPSQVIFCNRSPRVVLPVWLNFDGEPQPYPTLPPGTGRRIHSYRVYTLKERCLQVVRSLVKPENYRRLDIVRSLYEDLEDHPNVRKDLERLTQEHIENQRLEGETEDFK, encoded by the exons ATGCCCCGGAAAGCAGGGAACGTGGAAGAGACCGAGGCGGGTGCGGAGGAGGTGGGCGCCGAGGAGGTGGGTCCTGAAGAGGACGGCGGGGAGGAGTCGGGCGCCGAGGAGTCCGGGCCGGAAGAGTCTGATCCGGAGGAGCAGGGCGCCCAGGAGGAGATGGAGGCCGTGCAGCCGCGTCCGGTGCTGCGCTCGGTGAACTCCTGCGAGCCGTCGCAAGTCATCTTCTGCAACCGCAGCCCGCGCGTCGTGCTGCCGGTGTGGCTCAACTTCGACGGCGAGCCGCAGCCCTACCCGACGCTGCCGCCGGGCACGGGCCGCCGCATCCATAGCTACCGAG TGTATACGCTGAAAGAGCGGTGCCTCCAGGTTGTCCGAAGCCTAGTCAAGCCCGAGAATTACAGGAGACTGGACATCGTGAGATCACTCTATGAAGATCTGGAGGACCACCCGAATGTAAGGAAAGACCTGGAGCGGCTGACACAGGAGCATATTGAAAATCAACGGCTGGAAGGGGAGACTGaggattttaaatga